The following coding sequences are from one Saccopteryx bilineata isolate mSacBil1 chromosome 3, mSacBil1_pri_phased_curated, whole genome shotgun sequence window:
- the GPR75 gene encoding probable G-protein coupled receptor 75 → MNSTDHLQEAPNTTWPHAPHSPGGNSTTVQEDLQDVIHTATLATCTFLLAVIFCLGSYGNFIVFLSFFDPAFRKFRTNFDFMILNLSFCDLFICGVTAPMFTFVLFFSSVSSVPDAFCFTFHLTSAGFIIMSLKTVAVIALHRLRMVLGKQPNRAASFPCTLLLTLLLWTTSFTLATLAALKTSTSHLCLPMSSLIAGEGKAILSLYVFDFTFCVAVVSVSYIMIAQTLRKNAQVRKCPPVITVDASRPQPFMGEPMKGAGDPIQCTMPALYRNQNYNKLQHVQSHGYTKSPNQLPTPAASRLQLVSAINLSTAKDSKAVVTCVVIVLSVLVCCLPLGISLVQVVLSQSGSFILYQFELFGFTLIFFKSGLNPFIYSRNSAGLRRKVLWCLQYVGLGFFCCKQKTRLRAMGKGNLEVNRNKSSHHETNSAYMLSPKPQKKFVDQACGPSHSKESVVSPKISAGHQHYGQSSSTPINTRIEPYYSIYNSSPSQEENILCNLQPVNSFGFANSYIAMHYHTTNDLMQDYDSTSAKQIPIPSV, encoded by the coding sequence ATGAACTCAACAGACCACCTCCAGGAGGCTCCCAACACCACCTGGCCCCATGCGCCTCACTCCCCCGGAGGCAACAGCACCACTGTCCAGGAGGACCTGCAGGATGTCATCCACACGGCCACTTTGGCAACCTGTACTTTTCTACTCGCAGTCATCTTCTGCCTGGGCTCTTATGGGAACTTCATTGTCTTCTTGTCCTTCTTTGATCCAGCCTTCCGGAAATTCAGAACCAACTTTGATTTCATGATCTTGAACCTGTCCTTCTGTGACCTGTTCATTTGTGGAGTGACAGCCCCCATGTTCACCTTTGTGTTGTTCTTCAGCTCAGTCAGTAGTGTGCCAGATGCGTTCTGCTTTACCTTCCATCTCACCAGTGCTGGCTTCATCATCATGTCCCTGAAGACAGTGGCGGTGATCGCTCTGCACCGGCTCCGCATGGTGCTCGGGAAGCAGCCTAACCGCGCGGCCTCTTTTCCCTGCACCTTGCTCCTCACTCTGCTCCTCTGGACCACCAGCTTCACCCTGGCCACCTTGGCTGCCCTGAAAACCAGCACGTCCCACCTCTGCCTTCCCATGTCCAGTCTAATTGCCGGAGAAGGGAAAGccattctgtctctctatgtGTTCGACTTCACCTTCTGTGTTGCTGTGGTCTCTGTCTCTTACATCATGATTGCTCAGACCCTGCGGAAAAATGCTCAAGTCAGAAAATGCCCCCCTGTGATcacagttgatgcttccagaccACAGCCTTTCATGGGGGAGCCTATGAAGGGAGCTGGAGATCCCATCCAGTGCACCATGCCAGCTCTGTACAGGAACCAGAATTATAACAAACTGCAGCACGTTCAGTCCCATGGGTACACCAAGAGTCCCAACCAGCTGCCAACCCCTGCAGCCAGCCGGCTCCAGCTGGTGTCGGCTATCAATCTCTCCACGGCTAAGGATTCCAAAGCAGTGGTCACCTGTGTGGTCATCGTGCTGTCGGTCCTGGTATGCTGTCTTCCGCTGGGGATTTCCTTGGTGCAGGTGGTTCTGTCCCAAAGCGGGAGCTTCATCCTTTACCAATTTGAACTGTTTGGATTCACCCTTATATTTTTCAAGTCGGGATTAAACCCTTTCATATACTCTCGGAACAGTGCAGGGCTGAGAAGGAAAGTGCTCTGGTGCCTCCAGTACGTAGGCCTGGGTTTTTTCTGCTGCAAACAGAAGACTCGACTTCGAGCCATGGGCAAAGGGAACCTCGAAGTCAACAGAAACAAATCCTCCCATCATGAAACAAATTCTGCCTACATGTTGTCTCCAAAACCCCAGAAGAAATTTGTGGACCAGGCTTGTGGCCCAAGTCATTCAAAGGAAAGTGTGGTCAGTCCCAAGATCTCCGCTGGACATCAGCACTATGGTCAGAGCAGCTCGACGCCCATCAACACTCGGATTGAACCGTACTACAGCATCTACAATAGCAGCCCATCCCAGGAAGAGAATATCCTGTGTAACTTACAGCCAGTAAACTCTTTCGGATTTGCCAATTCATACATTGCCATGCATTATCACACCACCAATGACCTAATGCAAGACTATGACAGCACTTCAGCCAAGCAGATTCCAATCCCCTCTGTTTGA